One window from the genome of Metabacillus flavus encodes:
- a CDS encoding putative polysaccharide biosynthesis protein, with amino-acid sequence MSDKLLKGTFILTLGTYISRLLGIIYMVPFFAMVGNEGTFLYQMGYTPYVIFLSIATAGFPMAVSKFVSKYNSMGDYQTSLRMFRNGMIVMLLMGLASFAALYYLAPDIARASLDSKNPPIQEIENVTYVIRMLSVALIIVPIMALIRGFFQGHQMMGPTSVSQVVEQLFRIIFLLASVYSVLNIYHGSLVTAIGYATLAAAVGAAGGLLVLYGYWRKRRHTLEAMKENTIPPSDIKMRKLFRELLAYSLPFVFVGLAIPLYQLIDQDSMYAALMEKGYTRDESKDIFAYVQFQGRSLIMILVSLATAFGLTLVPSITRAFTAGGMRQVHQQINQAFQIIMFLILPATAGMIILAGPIYEMFFNYSQEAALLLQWQAPSALLFCYFTVNAAILQGINKQKLAVISLAVGLIVKAAVNYPLVLWLGGEGSILATSLGFAVSILYGFAMIKKHAKFNMKKFFKRTIFILILTVVMSVIVSVIQSFAEIFINFKAGKVESGILLALTIGGGAAAYLYGAYKSRLLEKLFGSRFAFLNRKNKGKA; translated from the coding sequence ATGTCGGATAAATTGTTAAAAGGCACGTTTATATTAACTTTAGGTACATACATATCCAGATTGCTTGGCATTATTTACATGGTACCATTTTTTGCAATGGTCGGTAACGAAGGAACCTTTCTCTATCAAATGGGATATACTCCATATGTTATTTTTCTAAGTATTGCAACAGCAGGTTTTCCAATGGCTGTCTCAAAATTCGTATCGAAGTATAACTCTATGGGGGATTATCAGACCAGCCTGAGAATGTTCCGTAATGGAATGATTGTAATGCTTCTCATGGGATTAGCTAGCTTTGCAGCTTTGTATTATCTTGCCCCAGATATTGCCCGGGCTTCTTTGGACTCAAAAAATCCTCCAATCCAGGAAATTGAGAATGTCACGTATGTGATACGGATGCTGAGCGTTGCGTTGATTATCGTACCCATTATGGCTCTCATCAGAGGATTTTTCCAGGGGCATCAAATGATGGGTCCGACATCCGTTTCTCAGGTTGTTGAGCAGCTGTTCCGGATTATTTTCCTGCTCGCTTCCGTATATTCGGTACTTAATATTTATCATGGCTCGCTTGTAACGGCCATCGGATATGCGACTCTGGCTGCGGCAGTTGGAGCGGCTGGGGGACTTTTGGTTCTGTATGGATATTGGAGAAAGCGAAGACATACCCTTGAGGCGATGAAAGAAAATACAATACCGCCTTCTGATATCAAAATGAGAAAGCTTTTTAGAGAGCTCCTCGCCTACTCGCTTCCTTTTGTATTTGTAGGTCTCGCGATTCCTCTTTATCAGTTGATTGATCAGGATTCGATGTATGCTGCATTAATGGAAAAAGGCTATACACGTGATGAATCCAAAGACATTTTTGCTTATGTACAATTTCAAGGCAGATCTCTAATTATGATCCTGGTTTCTCTAGCTACTGCATTTGGTTTAACTCTTGTTCCATCCATTACAAGAGCCTTTACAGCAGGCGGAATGCGCCAGGTGCACCAGCAGATCAACCAGGCCTTTCAAATTATCATGTTTTTGATTCTGCCCGCAACTGCAGGAATGATCATTCTTGCAGGACCTATTTATGAAATGTTTTTTAATTATTCTCAAGAAGCTGCATTGCTCCTTCAATGGCAGGCACCGTCTGCATTATTATTTTGCTACTTCACCGTAAATGCAGCGATACTTCAGGGAATTAACAAGCAAAAGCTTGCGGTTATTAGTCTCGCTGTCGGATTAATCGTCAAAGCGGCAGTAAATTATCCGCTTGTTCTCTGGTTAGGAGGAGAAGGGTCGATTCTTGCGACTTCCCTTGGCTTCGCAGTTTCCATACTATACGGATTTGCTATGATTAAAAAACACGCGAAGTTTAACATGAAAAAATTCTTTAAAAGAACCATCTTTATTCTGATTCTGACTGTTGTGATGAGTGTGATTGTTTCTGTTATACAGTCTTTCGCCGAAATCTTTATCAACTTCAAAGCCGGTAAAGTAGAGTCCGGTATCTTGCTCGCATTGACGATTGGCGGAGGTGCGGCAGCTTATCTTTATGGGGCTTATAAATCCCGCCTTCTTGAAAAGCTCTTCGGCTCACGTTTTGCATTTTTGAACAGAAAAAACAAAGGAAAGGCCTAA
- a CDS encoding NAD(P)/FAD-dependent oxidoreductase, producing the protein MNYDVIVIGGGPSGLMAAISAGSRGAKVLLIDKGSKLGRKLAISGGGRCNVTNRLPIDEIIKHIPGNGRFLYSAFSEFSNEDIITFFEGLGVGLKEEDHGRMFPVSDKAQSVVDSLLEELKRLKVQIRVNEPVNQVEYENHQVKGVTLKTGEFISCDAVVTAVGGKSVPHTGSTGDGYAWAEKAGHTITDLFPTEVPVTSSEPFIKNKSLQGLALRDAALSVLNPKGKTVITHKMDMLFTHFGISGPAVLRCSQYIVKTMKKFNAQYVRVSIDALPGRKEEDIFQELVKLGKDEPKKALKNLYKGLLPERYLLFLLEQQSIDPSETYAQIPHDKLRAFAKSCKQFEFKVDGTLPLDKAFVTGGGVSVKEIHPKEMASKLMPGLYFCGEILDIHGYTGGYNITAALITGKLAGHNAAEYAKYKEESPV; encoded by the coding sequence ATGAACTATGATGTAATCGTAATCGGCGGCGGACCCTCAGGGCTTATGGCGGCAATTTCGGCCGGCAGCAGGGGCGCCAAGGTTCTGCTCATCGATAAGGGCAGCAAGCTTGGCCGGAAGCTCGCGATCTCCGGAGGCGGACGCTGCAATGTAACCAACAGGCTTCCTATAGATGAAATTATTAAGCATATACCCGGCAATGGCCGATTTTTATACAGTGCATTCTCAGAATTCAGCAATGAAGATATCATTACCTTTTTTGAAGGACTAGGAGTCGGACTGAAAGAAGAAGATCACGGACGGATGTTTCCCGTTTCAGATAAAGCTCAGTCTGTCGTCGATTCGCTGCTGGAGGAGCTTAAAAGGCTCAAGGTTCAAATCAGAGTCAATGAGCCGGTTAACCAGGTCGAGTATGAAAATCATCAGGTGAAGGGCGTCACCTTGAAGACCGGCGAGTTTATCTCCTGTGATGCCGTCGTAACAGCCGTCGGCGGGAAAAGTGTGCCTCACACAGGAAGCACAGGAGATGGATATGCGTGGGCTGAAAAAGCCGGGCACACCATCACTGACCTATTCCCGACCGAAGTTCCCGTTACATCAAGCGAACCCTTTATCAAAAACAAATCGCTTCAAGGACTCGCATTAAGAGATGCGGCTCTAAGCGTGCTCAATCCTAAAGGGAAAACGGTCATCACTCATAAAATGGACATGCTCTTTACTCATTTTGGCATTTCAGGACCGGCCGTCCTTCGCTGCAGCCAGTATATCGTGAAAACGATGAAGAAGTTCAATGCGCAGTATGTCAGAGTATCCATTGATGCTTTGCCTGGCCGAAAAGAAGAGGATATTTTTCAGGAGCTCGTGAAGCTTGGAAAAGATGAACCGAAAAAAGCCCTTAAAAATCTCTACAAAGGGCTGCTTCCTGAACGATATCTTTTATTTTTACTGGAACAGCAATCCATCGATCCGAGCGAAACGTATGCCCAGATTCCCCATGATAAGCTCAGAGCTTTCGCTAAATCTTGCAAGCAATTTGAGTTTAAGGTCGATGGAACCCTGCCGCTTGATAAAGCATTCGTGACAGGCGGCGGTGTATCCGTAAAGGAAATTCATCCGAAGGAAATGGCCTCCAAGCTAATGCCGGGACTATATTTCTGCGGAGAAATCCTGGATATTCACGGCTATACAGGCGGATACAATATAACGGCCGCGCTCATTACTGGGAAACTTGCAGGACATAATGCAGCAGAATACGCGAAGTATAAAGAGGAAAGCCCGGTGTGA
- a CDS encoding sporulation protein Cse60, producing MKVALFDEEHEKDLEKEVNRFLSSIDDEQLVDIKFSVAASCDSGGEQVYCFSAMVMYRP from the coding sequence ATGAAAGTAGCTCTGTTTGATGAAGAGCATGAAAAAGACCTGGAAAAAGAGGTAAACCGCTTCTTATCCTCCATCGATGATGAACAGCTGGTGGATATAAAATTTTCTGTAGCAGCCTCATGCGATTCCGGCGGTGAGCAAGTGTATTGTTTCTCGGCTATGGTCATGTACCGGCCATGA
- a CDS encoding DUF2553 family protein encodes MSEYHMLDITKRVTAKLSDDLIELYCGKDCIGLLVINEEGKQYDLIEGFILEEGRIYKLYDRNCGQQQYAEGCDLGWC; translated from the coding sequence ATGAGTGAATACCATATGCTCGATATCACAAAGCGCGTAACTGCGAAATTAAGTGACGACCTCATTGAATTGTACTGCGGAAAAGATTGCATCGGACTGCTTGTCATAAATGAAGAGGGCAAGCAATATGATTTAATTGAAGGTTTTATACTGGAAGAAGGCAGGATTTACAAATTGTATGACCGAAACTGCGGCCAGCAGCAATATGCGGAGGGCTGCGACTTAGGGTGGTGCTGA
- a CDS encoding rhodanese-like domain-containing protein — protein sequence MIKEISPSEVQEKLQNGENIELIDVREDEEVAEGMISKAKHIKMGEIPARASELDKEKEYIFICRSGRRSENVAAFLQEQGYKVVNMTGGMLEWKGETVPKQ from the coding sequence ATGATTAAAGAAATCTCACCGTCAGAAGTACAGGAAAAGCTTCAAAACGGAGAAAATATTGAATTAATCGATGTCCGCGAAGACGAAGAAGTAGCAGAAGGTATGATTTCGAAAGCGAAGCATATTAAAATGGGAGAGATCCCGGCCAGAGCAAGCGAACTGGATAAAGAGAAAGAATACATCTTTATCTGCCGCTCAGGACGCCGAAGCGAAAATGTGGCAGCTTTCCTTCAGGAGCAGGGCTACAAAGTGGTCAATATGACAGGCGGCATGCTTGAATGGAAAGGCGAAACCGTGCCGAAGCAATAA
- the leuS gene encoding leucine--tRNA ligase: protein MSFSHKKIEQKWQKHWLANKTFKTGEEPNRPKFYALDMFPYPSGAGLHVGHPEGFTATDILSRMKRMQGYNVLHPMGWDAFGLPAEQFALDTGNDPAVFTEQNINNFRRQIQALGFSYDWDREVNTTDPHYYKWTQWIFLKLYEKGLAYIDEVAVNWCPALGTVLANEEVIDGKSERGGHPVERRPMKQWMLKITAYADRLIEDLDEVDWPESIKEMQRNWIGRSEGAHVHFEVDGHEENFTVFTTRPDTLFGATYAVIAPEHALVSKIVTADQKEAVDAYIKQVKSKSDLERTDLAKDKTGVFTGAYAINPVSGEKMPVWVADYVLISYGTGAIMAVPAHDERDYEFAVKFELPIKEVVQGGDVSKEAYSGDGEHVNSEFLNGLGKEEAIQKMIEWLEENSKGEKKVTYRLRDWLFSRQRYWGEPIPIIHWEDGTMSAVPEDQLPLVLPKTTEIKPSGTGESPLANISEWVNVTDPETGKKGRRETNTMPQWAGSCWYYLRYIDPTNENHLADPEKIKQWLPVDTYIGGAEHAVLHLLYARFWHKFLYDIGVVPTKEPFQKLFNQGMILGENNEKMSKSKGNVVNPDEVVESHGADTLRLYEMFMGPLEASIAWSEKGLDGARRFLDRVWRLMIEDDGNLTPKVTNSGNESLEKVYHETVKKVSENIEGLRFNTAISQLMVFTNDAYKATELPKEYMEGFVKLLSPIAPHLAEELWEKLGHSDTIAYEKWPQYDESKLVEDEVEVVVQFNGKVKAKLLVPAQASKEEMEKIALEDAKVKEQLEGKTIRKVIAVPGKLINIVAN from the coding sequence ATGAGTTTCAGTCATAAGAAAATCGAACAGAAATGGCAAAAGCATTGGCTTGCCAACAAAACATTTAAAACAGGTGAGGAACCGAACCGCCCTAAATTTTATGCGCTTGATATGTTCCCGTATCCGTCAGGAGCAGGTCTTCATGTAGGGCATCCGGAAGGATTTACAGCGACAGATATTCTTTCTCGTATGAAACGGATGCAAGGATACAATGTTCTTCATCCGATGGGATGGGATGCATTCGGACTTCCTGCAGAACAATTTGCACTGGATACAGGAAATGATCCGGCAGTATTCACGGAACAGAACATCAACAATTTCAGACGCCAAATCCAGGCACTTGGCTTTTCTTATGATTGGGATCGCGAGGTCAACACGACCGATCCTCATTACTATAAATGGACACAATGGATTTTCCTCAAGCTTTATGAAAAAGGCTTGGCCTATATTGATGAGGTAGCCGTGAACTGGTGTCCGGCACTTGGAACCGTTCTTGCGAATGAAGAGGTCATTGACGGGAAAAGCGAGCGCGGCGGACATCCGGTTGAACGCCGTCCGATGAAGCAATGGATGCTGAAAATTACAGCTTATGCGGATCGTTTGATTGAAGATTTGGATGAAGTAGACTGGCCGGAAAGCATTAAAGAAATGCAGCGCAACTGGATTGGCCGTTCAGAAGGAGCTCACGTTCATTTTGAAGTAGATGGACACGAGGAGAACTTCACCGTTTTCACGACAAGACCGGATACTCTTTTCGGTGCAACCTATGCGGTTATTGCTCCTGAGCATGCGCTGGTGAGCAAGATTGTAACAGCTGATCAAAAAGAAGCGGTAGATGCATATATCAAACAAGTGAAATCCAAGTCTGATCTGGAAAGAACAGATCTTGCAAAGGATAAAACCGGTGTCTTCACGGGTGCATATGCCATCAATCCTGTGAGCGGCGAAAAAATGCCGGTCTGGGTGGCAGATTACGTATTGATCAGCTACGGTACAGGGGCGATTATGGCGGTGCCTGCCCATGATGAACGCGATTATGAATTCGCTGTGAAATTCGAGCTTCCGATTAAAGAAGTCGTTCAAGGCGGCGATGTATCGAAGGAAGCCTACTCCGGCGATGGAGAGCACGTAAACTCTGAATTCCTGAACGGATTAGGGAAAGAAGAAGCGATTCAAAAAATGATTGAATGGCTTGAAGAGAACAGCAAAGGCGAAAAGAAGGTAACATACCGCCTGCGTGACTGGCTATTCAGCCGCCAGCGCTACTGGGGCGAGCCGATTCCAATCATTCATTGGGAAGACGGCACCATGTCCGCTGTTCCTGAAGACCAGCTTCCGCTTGTGCTTCCGAAAACAACAGAAATCAAACCGTCCGGTACAGGCGAATCCCCGCTTGCCAACATTTCGGAGTGGGTGAATGTAACTGATCCTGAAACGGGCAAAAAAGGACGCAGAGAAACGAACACGATGCCGCAATGGGCGGGAAGCTGCTGGTATTACCTGCGCTACATCGATCCAACGAACGAAAACCATCTAGCGGATCCGGAAAAAATCAAACAATGGCTGCCGGTTGATACGTACATCGGAGGAGCCGAGCATGCGGTGCTTCACCTACTTTACGCCCGTTTCTGGCACAAGTTCCTTTACGATATCGGCGTGGTTCCAACGAAAGAGCCGTTCCAAAAGCTGTTTAACCAAGGAATGATTCTTGGTGAAAATAATGAAAAAATGAGTAAATCTAAAGGCAACGTTGTCAATCCGGATGAAGTTGTTGAAAGCCATGGTGCTGATACGCTTCGTCTTTACGAAATGTTCATGGGACCGCTTGAAGCTTCCATCGCCTGGTCTGAAAAAGGACTGGATGGAGCAAGACGCTTCCTTGACCGTGTATGGAGATTGATGATTGAAGATGACGGAAACTTGACTCCGAAGGTTACAAACAGCGGAAACGAGTCTTTAGAGAAGGTATACCACGAAACCGTGAAAAAAGTGAGCGAGAACATCGAAGGGCTCCGCTTCAATACGGCTATTTCACAGCTTATGGTATTCACGAATGATGCGTATAAAGCGACTGAGCTTCCGAAAGAGTATATGGAAGGCTTTGTGAAGCTTCTTTCTCCAATTGCTCCCCATCTTGCGGAAGAGCTTTGGGAAAAGCTTGGTCACTCCGATACCATTGCCTACGAAAAATGGCCGCAATATGATGAGTCCAAGCTAGTGGAAGATGAAGTGGAAGTGGTCGTTCAATTTAACGGCAAGGTAAAAGCGAAACTTCTTGTTCCAGCCCAGGCTTCAAAAGAAGAAATGGAGAAAATTGCGCTTGAAGATGCAAAAGTAAAAGAGCAGCTTGAGGGCAAAACCATCCGCAAAGTAATTGCCGTCCCTGGCAAATTGATTAATATTGTGGCGAACTGA
- a CDS encoding DUF4257 domain-containing protein — translation MTAQILIASIIGGIMGIVSHMKKRGRLEKPRMTKRFIYLGFYEDFAVGTIAAIMLVLSSEPQSSFQLVLLSIIAGYSGEAVLKSFEFSTQQEQPEGPPTKNCPSHKPPLP, via the coding sequence TTGACAGCTCAAATTTTAATTGCCAGTATCATCGGAGGCATAATGGGGATTGTTAGCCACATGAAAAAAAGGGGGCGTCTTGAAAAACCGAGAATGACGAAACGTTTTATATATCTTGGATTCTATGAAGACTTTGCAGTTGGAACGATCGCGGCCATCATGCTGGTCCTCTCCTCAGAACCGCAATCCTCTTTTCAATTAGTACTGCTATCCATCATCGCTGGATATAGCGGTGAAGCCGTACTAAAAAGCTTTGAATTCTCCACTCAGCAAGAACAGCCTGAAGGTCCCCCAACCAAAAATTGTCCAAGTCACAAGCCGCCTCTCCCTTAA
- a CDS encoding MDR family MFS transporter: MPRSLWLLVIGMIINVTGASFLWPLNTIYIHDELGKSLTVAGVVLMLNAGASVIGNLAGGVLFDKIGGYRSILLGIIITLAALIGMIFFHGWPHYVILLTIVGFGSGIVFPATYALAGSVWPEGGRKSFNAIYVAQNAGVAIGSALGGLVASISFQWIFMANGLLYVLFFLVAFFGYRNIQGQTIHPTALVTKKPGMKDRTKFTALSILSIAYLLCWVAYVQWQSTIAAHTQTLNIDLKQYSLLWTINGLMIVLGQPLLSAFVKRFAKTLKSQMLIGMGIFMVSFVIAAAAGGFSGFLTAMIILTIGEMLVWPAVPTIANDLAPKGREGFYQGFINSTATAGRMVGPLLGGILVDLYNMPVMFAVLIGLLVISFFITMIYDRNIKYLSNQDLSAETVKG; the protein is encoded by the coding sequence ATGCCGCGTTCCCTATGGCTTCTCGTAATTGGGATGATCATAAATGTAACCGGGGCTTCTTTTTTATGGCCTCTTAATACGATATATATACACGATGAACTGGGAAAATCGCTTACCGTAGCAGGCGTCGTGCTTATGCTGAATGCAGGCGCTAGTGTAATTGGAAATCTGGCGGGCGGGGTTCTGTTTGACAAAATCGGAGGCTATCGCTCGATTTTGCTGGGTATCATCATTACGCTTGCAGCCCTGATTGGAATGATTTTTTTCCATGGCTGGCCGCATTACGTTATTCTGCTTACGATTGTTGGATTCGGATCAGGGATTGTTTTCCCGGCAACCTATGCGCTAGCAGGCAGTGTCTGGCCTGAAGGCGGAAGAAAATCGTTCAACGCGATTTATGTAGCTCAAAATGCCGGAGTAGCTATTGGTTCCGCTTTGGGCGGACTGGTTGCATCGATCTCATTCCAGTGGATTTTTATGGCGAACGGATTGCTCTATGTTCTCTTTTTTTTGGTGGCATTTTTCGGATACCGAAATATTCAGGGGCAAACGATTCATCCAACCGCCTTGGTCACAAAAAAACCAGGCATGAAGGACCGCACGAAATTCACCGCCCTATCCATCCTGTCCATTGCCTACCTGCTTTGCTGGGTCGCCTACGTTCAATGGCAGTCGACGATTGCCGCTCATACTCAAACGCTCAACATTGACCTGAAGCAATACAGTCTCCTCTGGACGATTAACGGACTGATGATTGTCCTTGGACAGCCTTTGCTTTCGGCTTTTGTTAAACGCTTTGCAAAAACGCTCAAGTCCCAGATGCTGATTGGAATGGGAATCTTCATGGTATCCTTCGTCATCGCTGCAGCAGCGGGAGGATTCTCCGGATTCTTGACCGCCATGATTATTTTAACCATCGGAGAAATGCTCGTTTGGCCAGCCGTTCCCACCATTGCAAATGACCTCGCTCCAAAAGGAAGAGAAGGCTTCTATCAGGGATTCATAAACAGCACAGCAACCGCCGGAAGAATGGTTGGTCCTCTGCTAGGAGGAATTTTAGTAGACTTGTACAACATGCCCGTCATGTTTGCCGTGCTGATTGGCCTGCTCGTTATTAGCTTTTTTATTACGATGATATACGACCGCAATATAAAATATCTTTCAAATCAAGACCTTTCCGCCGAAACGGTGAAAGGGTAA
- a CDS encoding ABC transporter permease translates to MKFKDQIGFVRQNIKKNRLRVFMTILATTMGCSFLIVLASVGFGFQKTLTDEIQRQQILTEVKVEGKQNGEDSAKPITSSLIKDIEKTENVKAVVTRNMIEAPAKAQLEGRTGQNFTSIVTNMKQEKKANLSLDRGRMPEKPNEIVVGYHFGKQLLTENEQKQLDAYNSNPEGNVKRPEGYKEDVLNKKVTFVYTDLNGKEKSYPLVITGVSKKPARDFMEDTNVMIGDNMLKELAPLVNPDFDYEKEITYTNVNAYASSIDQVDGLTKALKDKGYLVYSITEELESMNLFFTAFKVGLIFVGTVAVLIASIGIFNTMTMAVTERTQQIGIMKAIGAQPNMIRRLFLMESAWIGVAGSVIGVVISYGISWAANKIVPLILQSTAGGGEAAPFDMQISYIPVSLVLIAAAISIGVAILSGLRPAVKATNIDVLSALRREI, encoded by the coding sequence TTGAAGTTTAAGGATCAGATCGGATTTGTCCGGCAAAATATTAAAAAGAACCGTCTTCGTGTTTTCATGACCATTCTAGCGACAACGATGGGCTGTTCCTTCCTGATTGTTTTAGCTTCGGTTGGGTTTGGATTTCAAAAAACGCTGACAGATGAAATTCAAAGGCAGCAGATCCTTACGGAAGTGAAGGTTGAAGGAAAACAGAATGGAGAAGATTCTGCCAAGCCCATTACGAGCAGCTTAATAAAGGATATTGAGAAAACTGAGAATGTGAAAGCGGTCGTTACGAGAAACATGATTGAGGCCCCGGCAAAAGCTCAGTTAGAAGGAAGAACGGGACAAAATTTCACATCGATTGTAACGAATATGAAGCAGGAGAAAAAAGCGAATCTATCCCTTGACCGGGGGAGAATGCCAGAGAAGCCGAATGAAATCGTGGTTGGGTATCATTTTGGAAAACAGCTTCTCACTGAAAATGAACAGAAGCAGCTTGATGCATACAACTCTAATCCAGAAGGCAATGTGAAGAGACCTGAAGGATACAAAGAGGACGTGCTAAACAAAAAAGTAACGTTTGTGTATACCGATCTAAACGGGAAAGAAAAGTCTTATCCGTTGGTCATTACGGGAGTATCCAAAAAGCCTGCAAGAGATTTTATGGAAGACACAAATGTGATGATCGGGGACAATATGCTGAAAGAGCTGGCTCCGCTAGTCAATCCGGATTTTGATTATGAAAAGGAAATAACGTATACGAATGTGAACGCTTATGCGTCATCAATTGATCAGGTGGATGGACTGACAAAAGCACTTAAAGATAAAGGCTATCTCGTTTACTCGATTACAGAGGAGCTTGAAAGCATGAATCTATTTTTCACTGCCTTTAAGGTTGGGCTGATCTTTGTTGGGACGGTAGCTGTATTAATCGCCTCTATTGGTATTTTCAATACGATGACAATGGCCGTTACGGAAAGGACGCAGCAAATTGGAATTATGAAGGCGATCGGTGCGCAGCCAAACATGATCAGAAGGCTGTTTTTAATGGAGAGCGCATGGATTGGGGTTGCAGGGTCTGTGATCGGGGTTGTCATTTCTTATGGGATAAGCTGGGCTGCAAATAAAATTGTCCCGCTTATCCTGCAGTCAACAGCTGGCGGGGGTGAGGCCGCTCCTTTTGATATGCAGATTTCCTATATCCCGGTGTCACTCGTTCTTATTGCAGCCGCCATCAGCATTGGAGTGGCCATCCTATCCGGCCTGCGTCCAGCTGTAAAGGCGACGAATATTGATGTTTTGTCCGCGCTTCGGCGTGAAATTTAA